tattatttatttatttatttacccgGTATGTATTTTCTATGTCATTTTCTATGTCCTCTTGAGCTTGTACtacacacaggagtacacatTAGAACACAAATGAAACACTGTAGCAGCACCACAATAGTGAACGATGTTGAAACTATCATCTTAGAGCTGCTATCACCTTGCTTTACTGGCTGGCCCATCAGTTAAGCTACAGGAACAAGCTGCACTGGTCCAATCATCTCATCACAACAGAGCTTAGTTTGATCTGCTATCGGTTCGCATTCACAACAGCATTAAAAGAAAATCTCCGgtgaaaatataaaataataaataaaagaatCTCGCTCCAATGTTATCTTTAAAATCCATTTTAAGCTCTACAGACTTGATAAAGCAAATGGCATTTTGCTTCCTTGTTTATCGCTGATTTAATATTGCATTAGGTGTACAGCTCAAGATTTAGGGTAGCTGGTCCATTAGCAGCATCTCTGCCCAGACACAGCAATATTTAATTATGTAAATAGTGCAGAAATATCCTTCAGACAGGCGCATTCTGTAATAACTCCAAATTTTGCTTATTTAGTTTTCCATAAGCAGTTATGAAATTAAATTGCATACTCAGAGCCCAATTAATTGTATTTATTCCAGAATTTCCCTGAATAAAACTTTTCCTAGTGTCAGCAGTTGCTTGACATCAAAGGTTGTGTTTACTCCCTGATGCCGTTAAGGGATGTTGAAAACAGTATGAAATGTTCGAGTGAAGGGATGCTTCTCTCATGGGGAAAGGTAAGATAATCTCTGAGGGGGTTGATGAAGGTATGATATGATAGAGGCAAACTTGGATAATAGAGACAGCAGTTTCGTATTTTCTACATTTTAAAGTTACAGACAGTCCTTGATCCTGGTGAGAGGTATATTttagctcaacagccaatcaacacCTGACCTCTGCCTCCTGCAATGTGCTGATTTGATGGCATTGATGGCATTCTACTTTGTGTGTTTCCTATATATGAAGCAAGGATTTGGGggaagccgtggcctactggttagcgcttcggacttgtaaccggagggttgccagttcgaaccctgaccagtaggcacagctgaagtgcccttgagcaaggcacctaacccctcactgctccctgagcgccgctgttgttgcaggcagctcactggccgggattagtgtgtgcttcacctcactgtgtgctgagtgtgtttcactaattcatggattgggattaatgcagagaccaaatttccctcacagcatcaaaagagtatatatacttatactagaaTTGTGTCTGAACTTTGGGAATGCACAGACCAAGCAATGCAGAGCGAGAGGACCATGAGGAGAAATTCACTGAGTTGGACACAAAGTGCAATAGATTATAATGGAGGGCAATGCCTGAGCATGAGTTGCAATCTGAAATGAACAAGAATCAGAGCTCAGCTCACTCACATCTAAGAAGTTTATGTATCAATATAAAATTTAGGACAGTTTGCTGTGCAATGGATGAAATTATGATAAATCACTGTAATGACTTAACAAGCGTTACGGGTGGATGTTTGACATCCACAACATTTTGTGCAATGATACAGAAAACCAAGGCCGTTTTAAAACTCCAGCgcaataaattaattaaaacaaCTCCTGAGACCTCCTGATCTGTTTGGCTCACTCTGACAGTGACTATAGTCTGCTGTGGCATTCACTCAGAGATTCTGCAGCCTGCTCTCAAACACAGCTTCATTGAATCTGTTCTGTGAGATATTGTCAGAGGCGTTGACCTTGCATCGAGAGAGATGCAATGTTTACAAAGCCTCACTGCAATTCTACAACAGTGAGCTTGCTCCACCTAATGGCTGATTTTCACTTGAACACAGGGGCTCACTGTGAGATGACATTTTGATTGATTTTTGATGCTTCACTTGACCTAcagtggggaaaataagtattgaacacgtcaacatttttttcagtaagtatacttccagtgaggctatttgcatgacacTTTCACCAGACAtcagtattaacttaggtaatccgcacatataaaaaaatccaaacattaatgtccataactagagttatgagtaaaaaagtgaaatgccacaggaaaaaagtattgaacacaacTACTGAAATGTtataaatactttgtggaaaagcctttatttgtaatgagagcttcaaggcatttcctgtatgacgaaactaatcagtcgcagtattcaggtgtgaagattccaggggtccctcttgtaaatcctgatctttagatAACTtcaaaaactgttcaattggatttaagtcagggccttgatttcctttctctgaaaccaattgagagtttcctttgatgaatgctttggatcattgtcctgctggaaggtctagccatgtctcatcctcatcgtcCTGGTGGATagcaagattctcccagaaaaatggctccattcatcattccttcaactgtatgaagtctgccagtaccatgagatgaaaaacagccccacaccgtgatgcctccacctccaaacctcactgttggtatggtatttttagggtgatgcacagtgccatttctcctccaaatatggtgtgtagtatgacatccaaaaagttATATTTTGACCAGAATAcgttctctcagtatttcataggcttgtccaaatgtagtgtagcaaactttcaacgagcttcaacatgtttttcttcagtaatagagtcatgcgggatgagcgtgcatagaggccatggcggtggagtgcattacctatgattatCTCTGTAACAAGTGAACTGCCTCCAAGCCTTTCTGGAGcattctccgagtggtccttggctcttaggctacacttctgactatccttctgacttcctggtcagaaatcttgtgaggagatcctgtgcatggccgattgatgatgcagtaatgttccttccacttgcagataatgggtccaatactgcttactggatgattctgaagttttgaaatgcatccgTAACCAGTtctattgatatgttttgcaacaataaagttgcaaaggtcttgggagagctctttgcttttacccatcatgaaatgtttcttgtgtgacaccttggtaacgaaaaaccattttatagctcatcaatatgtactaacccagcttatattaatttgcacagataagagggataattactctctaactacgtATAGATTCTAGctcgttccttgccattccttgcctttgtgtaatattgctttttcttagcgtgttcaatactttttccctttgccattccacttttttactcataactctacttatggacattaatgtttgaatgttttaatatgtgtggataacctaagttaatactaatgtctggagaaaatgtaatgcaaatagcctcactggaagtatacttactgaaaaaaatgttgacatgctcaatacttattttccccactgTATTTGTAGCCATAAAGTGAATACTTtaaacacagacagcagaaCTGATTGTTTGTTGCAATGGCATTTTGTGCTGTTTATTACAGAGCCCTCTTATTTAAACAGGGGCTCTGAATGTCTCACTTTTTGGAAGAAGCTACCCTCTAATACGGTGAATTATTGATGCTGTGATGCAAGTGTGATTTTCCTTATTAACTATTAACACCTGGACAAGAGTGAAAATGAGGGTACGCTGAATAAATATGCTACTTGAAGAGTGAACTTGTACCTCTAACTTCTAGGTTACTTGTTTAAATACACGTTCGTATGAAACACACTGGTGGTCACTGATGTTTCATATTTTCTCCGTCCTTGTATTTCTTGGATTCTTGTAAAAACAAATGGCACAAGAATGGTATGAATGGTAGATGAAATCAATGAAAGAGCTTTCCGTTCCTTCTGTTGTTTGAATCGATGCCTTGGCAGTAGGTAAAGAATGTGGACAGCACACAGGCTAAGAAAGCCTATAGGGAACAATGATATGTGTTCGCAGGGTGGGGGTGCTGTGTAAGCTACAGCATCCTACACTCACCTGTGTCAGTGACTTCATTTACAATCACTTTAAAGCTTGCCGTTCCAGTAACTGTTATACAGAAGGGAGTAGAACACTGATCTCTAAAGAATTCTTTAGAGATCAGTGGAGCAGaatgtgttttgtcatcataCATAAAAATGCTGCAATAAAGGTTAAATTCTGAGGGAACATGTATGGCCCGGTTTGCATGCTCTATTTGATTAATTTCAGTTATTTGGTTATATGTGAATATAATATAGCCTATTTGGTTATATGTAAATATATAATGTGGTTAtattaaaaatgtaaacaaatgaaATAAATGGGAGAACGATTCATTGAATAAACAGAGTTACAGGGAAATCTTACTGGCTTCAGATTAAAGAAGCTATAGCCTATATAAGACATTTGTTGTGACAAATCATAAAATGACCATGATATGTCATCAGAGATTAAGGAAACATGTCAAATTGAAATACAGACTTCACTGACAACAATGGTACAGTCAGTATATTcacaattaaaaatgtaatttgcggctAATTGTTTTAAAGTATAGGCCTATTAGCAATCATGGAGAAATATGATGTAGGCCTTGGTTACGGAACCTTATAGCCTAAGGACATAACTGAAATACCGATGCTTGCACGTTTAAAAAGCACCATGGTGAAATAATACACTGCTCTTGATTTCAGTGGAGTGCAACTCACTCCAAAGCAAAAAAGTGACACGCCACTTTCAGTGCCGAGCTCCTATGCTGGTACAGTGATGTTGTTCCCATGGCAACATGATCATTATTTGATGTGAGCTCTGCGCAGGCTTTACAGAAGCAGCACAGGGGTGATGGCTTTTGTGTAACATTtgaaaaaggtgtgtgtgtgggggggcaccCGTGGTAGGCCTAAGCTAATAAGATGAGGTTGGCTGCGTGCGCTAATGATTGAACTCAAAGCGGTGAGTTTGCGCGTGTCCCACATAATTGGCAactccacagagagagagagggagcactcTTTGAGGATCACACACAAGCTGTGCTCCTACCTTGCAGTGTGCGTCAACATAACCACACTCACATCCTCATTAGCCATTAGCCATGAGCCATTTCCAGATCTTAACATGATTAGCACAACAatgtaaacatacatacatcacaTTAACTCTTCCAAAGCACTGCAGACAGCAGTCTAATACAGTCAGTAAACCACACCAGTATGTTCAATTGCATCATGTAGTGTTTATTGTAAAACACTAATTAGCATTTAAGTTTTCAAGGCTTTGGCAGGATATTGCTCCATATGACTATCACAAAAGTTAGTCCTCCCTTTATGGACATTGAAAGGAAAAAAGTTTCCAGACTAGCGTAAACTGAATGTAGTATACTCTAGCAGTATGACACATGTTTAAGGCATTCCCAATGATTTGACATATTTTAATCATTTAGAAATTGAAAATCAACTGATTTTTTTACAAATTCATAATGTTTTGAAGAAGGGTCCCTATTACATCATGTCCAGGGCCCAGTTGTTCAAAAAATTTAATCTGGGTCAAAATGATCCAGATTTGGAAATCCCATGTTCAGGATCAGGTAATCCATGTTTCTTTAATGTTTTTCAAAGCAATTGAGGATCAACCTAATCAAACCTTTTCAGGATTACGAAATTGTTGGATTGTTTATAAATGGAACTACATCACAATCTACCCTAGTGGCTATGTAAGGAACAACAGTTAGAATAGGTGGCCTGATGTAGCCTACTTTGTGATTGTGTTATCTAAAGAGACAGAAAACACcacaataaaacaatacaaacagtcccttccattatcagacccttcatcttatgacaaataaataaataaatacaaagtcATACTTCGTCTCCTATTACTGTAACATTTTGTGCCTGAAATCCACCCTTCTGTTGGGACCAGGGTAATCCTAACTTTTTGGATCAAATGTATCCCAATCCAACTCAagttttaaacaaaacaaagtgaaagttttatccagatcaaaaccaagattAGATTATGTGAACCAATCcgatttcaggatccttgtttgcctttgaacaacccattttcaagatttgatccaatccgatagccgaaatcagAATCTGATCAGAATTCTTCTGCTCATGCTTGTGGATTTTGGATCCGTTTAAAGTGTAGTCCTAATACTGAGTCAGCTTGCTTTGCAATTAAACTCTACCTTGCAGTGTTTCTGAACTGAATCATATTAAGATTCTCACAGCTGCCTTGTTTTCTCATCCAGATGTATTATAAAGAGGTTATTATTGAGGTATTATATTAGCTAACATTACATCATTTCTGCAGTGTTTAGTCTTACCCcaagaacaaaacaaattaagtgTAAATTGATCTGTAAATTGGTCAGATTCCCacatgattaaaaaaacaaatcaaacaaacaaaaaaacagctcTACTATGGGTAGCcaattagcctgggtgaacccagacaaacctgaAGCAAAGCAAATTTGAATTTTCTCTGCATTTACAAACAGCTtcatctgggttcacccagacTAGTAGCCAATGCCACTGGTTGCTTTACCATCGTTTATAATATAGTCTTTCTGCTTGGTAGAAAACACTTTGTTGCATGTTCCACTGGCGAAACAGATATGTGTGGTTAAGAGTGGCCTCCTGCAGATAGTCACTCAGGCAGCAGGGGGCATCTCTGAAAGCCATCAGGACAGGAAGGAACTAGAAAGGACGGAATGCCTACAACCGACAACCTGGAAAGGGCTACTGCTGCATGCAaaagatggtggtggtgttgaatATTGCATGAAGTCTAGAAGAGCTGGCAGAGAATATTAGGCCAAAACAGAGTGTACTTCGCATCACAATGTCTCCAAAATAAAGTGATTTCTTGCATCTTTTGCCCTCTTTTGATGGAGTGGGGCTGGATGTGCTTTAATGAAGTGGGTGAGTTCACCAGATTACGTGAAATGACTGGAGACTGTACAACAGAAGTGTTCATTTCAGATGGTTCTGTGGAGTGTTTATTGAGAACCTAATTTTATAGCCATTTAGTTCTCCAAGACAGCACATGCAGGAACACTCTGTATCCCTTCTTACTGATGTTAGGAGACGCCACTGTAATAATGTAACAGTACATGTAAAGATCGTTTTTTTACATATGAGGTGAGACAGTCAGGTAGCAAAAGATACAAATACACAACTGGACAGAAGAGTCCCTGAAGAAATAATACACACTGCAAGTTCACATTTGAAACATTTCCGTGTCAAACTCGACATATTGAGGTCAGTTTTCTGTCTCAGTAGAGCAGGCTCGACGTCCCCGTCCTGTCAGTGAACATTTCCACCACGGAGGCAACAGCGTCTACAGTAATTATTAAGAGTTCCATTACTGTACTCTCGCACTGACGCTGACGTCAACGTCCATCCCccccagcagagcagagcggagTGGGGCTATCCTACCTCAGAAACCCAGACAGACACGTTAACTAACGTATGTAAGGCTTAGCAGTGCTTCAGTCACTGTTGATTATCCTCCGGCGTTGATTCTCTGTGTGCAGGGGACAGCCCGGGGAGTGCGGCTGTTCAAGTATCGGTTTGTCGGCGCTGAGACCCTCAGGGGACCCTCAGgggaccccccccctccccctgcagGGATGTCAGTCGGCGGGCACTCTCTGGCGATTAGTCATGGCACAGAATGGTcattagaaaaagaaaaaagaaataggaagaaaaaaagagaaagcagGAGAAAACACTCCTAACTTTGAGAAACCTTCTGAACAGCTCTTACAAAATGGAAGGGGAGTTTAAGTACAGTTCGGTGCCAATTCTATACTCAGACACTCTGCACTCTTATGAAAAATATCCTTTACTTAACTTTTCTGCCAAAACAGCAGGGCACTATCCCCCAACAAAACAGCATGATATCTGCCAATACTGAAAAAGGAGATTTTCTGTAAGGACCTTAACTGCTTTACAGGAACTCCTTTGCTGATGATCAATTGATGTAATAGACATTCCTACTTCTGTTCTTGTGGCAACATAACAGTGGTGTGAACAAAGTGTAGCATTTAACAGTAAGTCGATGTACACAGACAACTTTTGTGTGAATATATAAAGCACTAAACAACTGCAGGGAGGACATATCTACTATGCCACTGAAAATTGTGTTCCTACGTTCACGGACCTCAAACAAAGAAGTTACAGTAAAGCTTGATTAGTACACGTCTGCAACGTCACAGGTCCATTACAGTCAGAGCTGAGtcttgttgctgctgttgctgatCAACCATCAACCAAGAGTACATGTCTGTGATGTTGCAGGTCAGTAGCCCATTGCAGTCAGTACTGCGtcttgctgctactgctgctgccgccgttgctattgttgttgctgttgctgctgctactgcacgAGGGTTCGGGCTCCTTGTAAAGGCGACTGAGGTGCACCACCAGGGCCTCCAGCTCGGGGTTGCCCCCCAGGTCGCGTATGAGGCGGTAGGCCTCGGCCTCTAGGTCGCGCAGGGTCTGCCGGGTGTAGGCGAAGGAGCCCACCTTCTCCAGGTGGTCGACGCAGTAGCGCTTGATGTCCACGTTCTCCGTGCGCTGGCGCAGGATGTTCTGCACCTGCCGGCTCTCGGGGCACGTCCAGATGGCGTGGATGGTGGGGAAGGAGAACTTGCCCTCCGTCAGGTCCTCGCAGAAGCTCTTGTTCTCGCTGTACTCGGCCGACGCCAGGTTGGCGTAGTCGTCGCGGATCTGGAAGTAGAGCCCCAGCGTGTCCAGCAGGGGCTTGAGATCGTGCCGCCACTCGGAGAAGAGCTGCATGAGGCCCACGGCCAGACCGAAGAGGCCGCCCGTCTTTTGGAGGACCATGCCACGGTACTCGGCCTCTGTCGGGCAGGTGTAGGTGTCGCGCCAGTGGATGTCCAGTCCCTGGCCGCGGTGGAGCTCAAGCAGCTGGCGGGTGAAGACGCGCACGGCCTCCGGGTGCTCCAGCGTCAGGACCTTCTCCAGGCCCAGGAAGTAGACGTAGTTGGCCGAGTTGATGACCGACGGGATGCCGTAGATGCTGTGGGCCACGGGGAAACCGCGCCGCAGTTTGGAGCTGTCCTCGATGTCATCGATCAGCAGGCTGGCGTTGTGCAGCATCTCAGTCACCTCAATAATCACCTGAGAGGAATAACGCATTTATTAGAAACTAAGAAAatgaaacatacacaaacaaaagtaTGGTATGGTCCAAAGCGAtttataacaataacaaaaaagcATTACATTATCATTAAAATTCTTACTTTAAAAATTAAAGTAAAAACAAATGGCTTACATTCTATACAATACTACTAATCTACTGAATAAAGGTAACAGAATAATAACAAATTCATATCATTGTAATGACTGTAGGGCGAATTTATTAATTAGATACAAAGTAAATAGAGGAGTCTTAAAACGCTTTCTGAAATACCCAAAACTAGAACACTAGCTTAATCATTCCAACGAGGAATCACTACATTTAATATTTCTAGCATGAAGTTAATTGAAAATGATTGCGCACAGAGGCCAAACATAGGCAGTGCAGCTGTACTGTAGCCTGGATACCTGACTTCGCAGTGAGTCTGGCCTAGGATCgattggcaaacgtttattcCCTGGTTGGTGGACGCTTTTCTGAAGtttgaaatcattggagttcaatcactaacgtttggtaatgacgtTTGGTAATGACGATAGGCTTGCAACTtaaacgtaatcgctctcaggatCGCTCTCCCTCTGTTCACTGGTTGGTTCGGACACAACTTGCCAAAGTAATGAAGTGAACGAGAGCTATTCCAGacagagtactgtagggaaaagaaatcgagtGGAAGTACGTAGGCAGGCGGAGGCCAGGCTAGCTGTACTGTAGAAATGCTCCAGATGATCTAGGCTGGCAGCATCAGATCCCAGACCTTTCATATGCTATGGTATATACAGAGTATTTCATTAATGACCAGTAACCAAACACCAACATTACAATCATGTTTGGTTATCAAAATCATTTTGTTGAATTAACATCTGTAACATTATACACTACTTATAAAACCAGCTGAACATAGTCTAACATTAAAAGTAGGAAAACACTGATTACTACTTTATCTATGTAGTTAGTTCCATCCAAGCACTCACACATCCACAAGTCCAACTAGAATCCGATGACAGATTTAGTTATGGATATAGTCACTGGTGATCAGGATCAAAGACGGGTAATCCCTCCCACACAACTCTAAACTCACAAACAGCTGTGTATGCATATAGTAAGGTGTTGGTGTGATTCATTACATCGCCAGTAGAGGGCAGTGCTGTATTTGCAGTGTTGCTGTTATTGTGCATACTGTGGAATGGCACGCCATGCAAGAGAGGGAGTGCCATgttgctgaatgtgtgtgtgttgttttgtgtcaAACCCTGCCCTGCAGAGTCCCAGGCATTTCCTGTTCAGTACAAGCAGGCAAGGGGCCATAACGCTTCAGCATAGAAGTCCCACTGCACGTGGCTTCAGCCTTGCAGTAACAGGAGGTGGACAGAAGAGGGCGCCTTCACCACCACCATTCATTGCAAAAGCCAAGTAAACACAGCCATCAGGTCACATGTGGTAGTCAGACTGAAACAGCCGCCTCTCAGATTTCTTCAGATTTTTCAGATTCTTTCAAGCAACCGCACTTCTGAGGAATAGACCATTTATTTGAATACGAGTCACCTCCAACACAACTCGTCAAAAGCATGTGCGGTACTCTGACTAAAACAGCCACCTTTCAGATCTCTTCCAAGATTTTTGAGATTCTTTCAAGCAACCCTGCTTCTGAGGACTAACCCATCTAACAAAAGTTAAATTACCAATGATTAACCCCGTCATTCTCTCTCAGAGGGGTCAGAATAGTTTAATCCAAACTCTGCATGCAGGTAAGAACTCCCCCCGGTCCTGCCACTGTAAGGTGGTTACACTGTTTGACTGGACCAGTGTGAGATCTGGGGGAATGATGCAGGCTTCAAACTGCCAACCGCTAACATCCATGCATGATGAATcatacactggtgtgtgtgtgtgtgtgtgggggggggggggtgtctatCATGCACATGCTATCTATCGGTCTGCTGCTActgtacctctgtgtgtgtgtgtgtgtttggacgtGGGCTGCTTCTGCTACTGCAAACAAACATGTTGTTGCTACTGTTGCTCAACAGATTCATCATCCCTCTGAATGGTAGCATATGGtggggagagggaaaaaagggtATGCTGGGAAATGTAGTCTCTTTGTCTTAGCTGGTAGTTTTATATTAacagtggtgttgtgtgtggagagtgagatCTGTCTGctgccaaatgtgtgtgtgtgtgtgtgtgtgcgtgtgtgtgtgtgtgtggacgtggcCTGGCATGCTCTATCTGTCTGCTgccaactctgtgtgtgtgtgtgtgtgtgtgtgtgtgtgtgtgtgtgtgtgtgtgtagacgtgGCCTGACATGCACTgtcgtctgctgctgctgctgttagtGCAGGAGACACAGCACAGGCAAACGTGTGTCCACCCAGGGTGCTGAACAGACTCATCCCTCTGAACGGTAGCATATGGTGGGGAATGActgggaggaagagggaggggggggcatgCTGGGAAATGTAGTCACTTCTTAAGAGTAATCAGGTGTGACACTGGTAGTGGTAGCTCAAGGCTCATTCACCTTGCGCCCCTCCTTCCCCCGGCCTTCTTCATGTCTGAGATTAGCAAAACAGCTGAtcaggaggtggtggaggtggggggcggCTGGTGGGGTTGTGGAAGCTCTGCTGTGACAGCAAGTTTAGCATGCCCTCATTtgacatacacaatcacacacacacacacacacaggggcagccCCTGTGTTTGGGGTTAGAGTTTCTTCACAGCAAACAAGGTCAGCAGTCCAAATGTCAGGCAGTGAGTGCAGGCTGTAGCAGCAGCTGACTCAATAACTGGATTATCAGCAGGGGCGGCCAACAcaacagaggagagggagggggggggggggtgagagagagtgtgtgtgtgtgtgtgtgtgtgtgagtgagtgagtgagtgagtgagtgagtgagtgagtgagtgagtgagagagagagagaggagaatgcaGGGAAACTGAGCTTGAAAAGCCCGCTCCATGTCCGActacagacagagggagggaaaaaatgTGTGGTATGTATATGAGGGTGAAagatgtgtgttgatgtgtgttgtgtgtgtgagtctgtgagggtgagagaaagaaccctcacagagagagagagagagaatgatgctTCATCTCAGCAATCAGGTCAGGACCATTTTAATCCAATTACGGCTGTACGGCTGCTGGCTTCCCACTGGATTGGCTGTGCTGTGACTGGGCACTGGCTGCATGTGGCAGACCCAGGAACTACAACCTCTTAAAATACACACTTCTctcttttaaagggacaccaggcaacgttttcgtgttaa
This genomic stretch from Alosa sapidissima isolate fAloSap1 chromosome 16, fAloSap1.pri, whole genome shotgun sequence harbors:
- the ggps1 gene encoding geranylgeranyl pyrophosphate synthase; this encodes MDGDKGAASERILLEPYKYLLQLPGKQVRTKLSQAFNHWLNVPEDKLQVIIEVTEMLHNASLLIDDIEDSSKLRRGFPVAHSIYGIPSVINSANYVYFLGLEKVLTLEHPEAVRVFTRQLLELHRGQGLDIHWRDTYTCPTEAEYRGMVLQKTGGLFGLAVGLMQLFSEWRHDLKPLLDTLGLYFQIRDDYANLASAEYSENKSFCEDLTEGKFSFPTIHAIWTCPESRQVQNILRQRTENVDIKRYCVDHLEKVGSFAYTRQTLRDLEAEAYRLIRDLGGNPELEALVVHLSRLYKEPEPSCSSSSNSNNNSNGGSSSSSKTQY